The Natrinema sp. DC36 genome includes the window AGGAGCGCGATCAGGTAGCCGTGGTGTTCGGCGAAGACGGTCGGGTTCCCGTGTTCCGCGAGCGTCGCCGCTGCCTCACCGACCTCTGGCAGGAGGTGGACGAAGACGTAAGCGACCGAGACGCCGCCGGCGATCGACAGCCATCGGCTCCGCGGGAACCGACCGCCGAAGCCCAGTCGGCCGGCAAAGAGATGAACCAGCGCGAGGGCGATCGCGAACACCGGTGTGAGCACCGCGTCCGAAAACAGTGCGTCGCTCGAGAGCATCCACGCGGACGATACCACGCCGAGAAGTATCGGTCTGTGGCCGGCCGATTCAGTCGTCGACGCTGGCCGGACGGTCTCCACCCATCGGCATCGCGTCGCCGATGGTCCCCGCCGTTCGCCGCACGAGACGACCGAACGCTCGTCGCCGGCTGACGAACAGCGCCGTCCCGAGGACCATGTAGATCGCGGTGTAGACGAGCAGGAGTTCCGTACTCGAGACGGGGAGCGAAACGTACTCCCGAATGATGGCGAACTCGAGGAGGACCTGCGAGAGGAACAGGACGAGCAGGACGAGCGCCTCCCTGACCGAGATTTCGAACCGGACCAGCAGCGAGACGGCGAAGAAGGACTGGGCGGCGGTCAGCCAGATCTCCGCGGATTGCTTGAAGTCGAAGGCGAGGACGCCGTAGCGACCCAGCGCGAGGGAGTGGACGACGACGAGCGTCCCGATGAGTAGCGTCCACTGGTTGAGCTTCGACGAGATCAAGGCGTTGAAGCCCGCCGTCGAGCGCGCCTTGTTCACCAGGTAGACGACGACGATGAGCTCCGGCGCTTCGGAGGCCAGCGGCGCGATCCACTGAATCATGAAGAAGGAGGGGATACCGACGCTCTCGCCGAGTTCCTCGAGCCCGTGTGCGAAGGGCTCGACGGCGGTGAAGATCATCACGCCGGAGTAGGCGAAGAGCACGAGGACGGTCGCGATTCGGCCCGGTCTGGAGAAGCCCTGAAGGTACGCCGGCACGCCGACGTGGTCCATGTCCGGTTCGACCTCGCCGCGGAGGATAACCGCGATGTAGCAGACGTAGAGGCCGACTAGAAACAGCATGTCGAAGATGTCGATCCCGCCGTTGAGCGGGACGAGGAACGCCCAGAGCGTCGCGATGAGGAGAAACACGATCTCGAGGCCGATTTCTCGATCGAGGATGACGACGTCGGTGAGGAAGCCGGGGCGGTTCTCGACGGCGGGATCGGCCGACGACCCCCGGCGGAAGATCGTAAAGAGAGCGACGCCGGCCCAGCCGATGCCGATGAGGATCCGGTTCGCGCCGGTCATGTTGGCGACCGCCAGGTTGCCGGCCTCGACTCCTCGTTCGGTTCCCGCGAACACGCCCGCGTTCCACGCGTAGAGGGCGTCGACGGCGTACTCTGGCGCGACCGCCAACACGGCGAGGACCGCGATCGCGAACGCTTGTGGCACGTCCTTTTCGGCGGTTTCGGCGGCCCACGCGAGGAGGAACGCCGCACCGAGGACGGCGACTCCGGTCACGATCACCGTGCTGAGCGTCGAGAGCGTTCGGAGCGCAGCCGGTGCTCGATAGTCGAACCCGAGGGCCGTCGCGAGCCAGGGGAGGAGATCGGTAGCCACCACTACGGCGACCCAGGGGAGTGTCAGTGCGACCGCGGCCGAAATCGCGCCGAGCGCTCGTCGTCTCATAGAACTCGTATAGGAACGCGTACCGGTCGAGCGGTGATACGTGATACGGTGTGATGGCAATACGGCCTGCTACTGCTGTGGCGCGTGCTCCTCGTAGGGCTGGACGACGACGAAACCCTCCGAGCCGGTGAACTCGAGCTGGTAGGTCTCGTCCGAGGACTGCCCGATCATGTTCGAGAGGGCGCCGTCGACGTGACTGCCGGGGGTGGTCCCGCTCCAGGCGACGGTCGCACTGGGATCGGTTCTGACGGGGGGTGTCAGGACCAGCGGCTCGCCGTGGGTCGTGATCGCGACGCTGCCGGGACCCTCGAGAAAGACGTTGGTCATGCCGCCAGCCGAGAAGCCGGCGATGCTCTTGATGGTTCGGATCTCGTAGTTCACGCTCGACTCGAACGCGAGCACGTCGTTCCCGTTGACCGAGATCGACTGGCCGGCGTCGAGTTCGAGGATCTGGATCTTCTTCTCCCGATCCGCCAGATAAAGATGACCCGTTCCGGTCGCCTCCATCACCGGCGTTCCCTCGCTCGTGGCTTTCTCCTTGAGGAAGCCGGTGATTCCGCCTTCGGCGGAGGACTTCCCCTTGAAGGAGATATCCCCGTCGTACGCGATCATCGATCCGGCCTTGGCAGTTACCGAACCGTCGAGGTCGACGTCCAGTAGCTTGCCGTTCTCGAGCTGGAAGGTCTCGCCGCCGTCTTTCGGTTCGTTCGCGCTGACGAATTCATCGACGTTCATAGTGTCTCGAGCCTGTTGGCTCTCCTGACCCTTGGGCGGGTGCGAAGAAATAGTTACTGATACACCACTTTCAGGGCAGCGTGAACGACTGCCCGACATCGATCAGGCACCGTTCCGAACGAAATCGGCCGCCTTCTCGGCGATCATCGTCGTCGGCGCGTCCGTGTTGCCGCTCGTGATCGTCGGCATCACCGAGGCGTCGACGACGCGCAACCCCTCGAGCCCGCGGACCCGGAGCCGGTCGTCGACGACGGCCGTGTCGTCGTCGCCCATCTTGCAGGTACCGACGGGATGGTACAGCGTCTCGGCCGTCTCGCGGATGTGCTCGATCAGCCCCTCGTCGCTCTGCACGTCGGAGCCGGGGAGGACCTCCGCCCCGCGATACTCGTCGAACGGCTCCGCCTGCAGGATCTCCCGGACCAGTTTGAGCCCCTCGAGAAGCACCTCGAGATCGTCGCCCTCGGTCAGATACTGCGGGTCGATGGCCGGTTCGTCGAAGGGGTCGGCGGACTCGAGCGCGATCCGGCCGCGGCTGTCGGGACGGAGCCGGAGCGCGCCCAGGGAGAAGCCGTGCCCGTCGGGGTTGTCGAACCCGTGATCGACGAAGTACGACGGTGCGAAGTGAAACTGGATATCGGGCCGGTCGGCGTCCTCGGTGACGGTCGCGAAGCCGCCCGCTTCGGCGATGTTCGAGGTGAGCGGTCCCGTCTTCAACACCAGGAACGTGAGGAGGTTCCGGATCGAGTCCGCGTCCGCGAGGGTGATCGGTTTCTCGCACGCGTAGTTGACCCCGACCTGCAGGTGATCCTGCAGATTTCGACCGACGCCGGGGAGGTCTTCGACGACGGAAATACCGTGTTCCGCGAGGTGGTCCGCCGGGCCGACGCCGGAGAGCATGAGCAAGTGGGGCGAGTTGACGGCACCGGCCGAGAGGATGACTTCCTCGGTCGCATCGACCGTCGCGGGACTCCCGTCGGCATCGTCTCGAGCGTACTCCACGCCGACGGCGTTCGTCCCATCGAAGCGGACCCGCGTCACTCGCGCTCCCGTCACCGCGGTCAGGTTCGGCCGATCCAGCGCCGGTTTCAGGTACGCGTCGGCGGCGCTGTGGCGACGGCCGTCCTTCTGGGTGACCTGGTAGAAGCCGACCCCGTCCTGCTCGCCGGCGTTGAAGTCCTCGTTGTGGGGCAGGCCGACCGCCCGTCCGGCATCGACGAACGCCTCGCTGAGTTCGTTCGGCGACCGGAGGTCGGCGACGTGGCGCGGCCCGCTGATCGAGTGGGAATCCGAGGGGCCGCGCTCGTTGTCTTCGGCCCGCATGAAAGAGGGAAGAACTTCCTCGTACCCCCAGCCGTCGTTTCCCAGGTCCGCCCAGTGATCGTAGTCTTCGGGCTGGCCGCGTACGTAGATCATCGCGTTGATCGAACTCGAGCCGCCCAGCGTCTTCCCGCGGGGCCAGTAGAGTTCCCTGTCGTTGAGTTCCGACTGGGCCGCGGTGTGATAGTTCCAGTCGACTCCCGACTGGAACAGGTCCGAGAACGCCGCCGGAATGCCGATCTCGCGGTTCTCGTCCGGCGTCCCGGCCTCGAGCAGCAGTACCTCGGTGTCGGCGTCAGCCGACAACCTGTTCGCGAGCACACATCCCGCCGGCCCCGCGCCGACGATCACGTAATCGGCGGATCGTTCTTCCCCTTCCATGATATGCTAACACATATCAGAGATAGATATAGTAGTTCGCCTCGCGGAAACGGGCCGGCACCACTCCGTCGGGGTCCACCGGAGCGAGCGTGCCGCGACGGAGTACGCGGGTCCAGGGCCGCGGAGCGACCGATCGCGACCGAACGCACCGGTACGTCTATGTGGACGTTGTTCGTCCGCGCGTGTATGCGACGCGAAACGTTCAATCGGGCCGGAAAGCGCGACCTCGTCTTCGTGCTGGGGTGGGGGAACCGGATCGAACACGAGAACGTGCGGTGGCTCGTCGATCGGCTCGTCGAGGCCGACTACCGCGTCACCGTCTTTCAGATTCCGACCGTCGTCACCGACTTCGGAACGGAGTGGGTGAAGCCCGTCGCGGAGTACGTCGACGACCTCGAACACTATCGGCTGCTGACCCACAGCACGGGCGGCCTCGTCGCCGAGTATCTCGAGGGGGCCGAGCACCGAGTCTACCTGAGTCCGTGGTGGGGGTTCCACGCGGACATGCGGAACCCGCTCGTCTCGCTGGCGATGAAGCTCCCTCTCCCATGGTCGATTCTCCCGACCGGGGGTACGGACCGCGAGATGCTGGGCGAGCTCGCCACCGACCGACAACTCGAGGACACCCCGAACCGCATCGCGCCGACCTTCCTGCGGGAGGCAAAGCGCGCCCAGTCACACCTGCCGCCGTTTCAATTCGAGGCGACCGGCGTCGTCTTCTACACGCCGGACGACGCCGTCGTCAGCGCCGCGACGATCGAGGACGGCCCCGCGGCGCTGGAGTGAGCGCTCGTTTCCCGTCGTCGACGGATGACCCGCGCCGTCACGGCGTTCCGCGTGGCTCGAGCACCGAGCGATCGATCGCCCCGGATTTCAATGGCATGAACGTGTAACGCGACGCCGGAACTACGGCCGCGTGGAAGCGTCGGCAGATGGTCCGTCGTAGAACGGGAATCGTGATTTTCGTCGCAGTCGTCCTGCTCGTCGCAACCGCGGCCTACGGCGTCCTCGCCGTGGACCGCCCGCAGGTCGAATCGGTCGACAACGAGTGGGGAACCGTCACGAACGACCGAACCGAAGTCGAAACGCGGATCGGCGTCGACAATCCGCTGTTGCTCCGCGTCGGCGACGCCGCGGCGGACGTCTCGTACACGGTCTCGATGAACGACATCGAATTCGCGACGGAGCAGGAAAACCGCGTCCACCTCGCTGGCGACGAGAGCACCGTCACCGTCTCGACGTGGCTCGACAACGACGAGATCCCGGCGTGGTGGGCCTCCCACATCAACAACAACGAGACGACGACGGTACGCGTCGAACCGGACGTGGTCGTCGACTACGCCGGCATCCAACTCCCGGCAGACGACTGGACGCAAACCCGGACGGTCCACACGGACCTGCTCGAGCCACTCGAAACGAACGAAAGTCAGGAGTTTCAGGCGTTCGGCCGGACGGTGATGGTCGTCAACGACACGAACGCGGCGTGGGGGAACGCCACCGTGAACCGAACGCCGATCGACGCGTCAGCGACGGTGACCAACCCGACGCCGATCCCGGTACCGCTCACGGAAATCAGGTACACGGTCCAGTTGAACGGAATCGTCGTCGGACGGGGAACCGCCGCCGAACAGACCGTGCTGGAGCCCGACAGTACGCAACCGCTCGAGGCGACTGCGGCCATCAATAACTCCAGGCTCGACGAGTGGTGGGTCACGCACCTTCGGAACGACGAGACGTCGAATCTGACCGTCGACTTCGACGCGACCCTCGAGTACGGCGGCGTCGAACGTACGGTTCCGCTCGAGTTCATCTCGTACGAACGAACCTTCCAGACGGACCTGTTCGGCACAGCGGACTCGAGTGCGAACGAGTCAGCGAGGAACGAGTCGACGAGTGCGATGAGGCCGATCGATCCGTGAACGTCGATCGCGCCGAAGCGACTACCGTCCGGTCGGCTTTTTCGGACTCCGCCACGTGTACCCGGACATGACCGACTTCCGCGGAACGTGGACCGAAGACGAGGTCGAGGAGTTCCTGCAGGAGGCGACGATCCCGATCCGAATCGCCACCCGACGGCCGGACGACTCGCCGTGGCTCGTCACGCTGTGGTACCGCTATCGCGACGGCGCGCTCGAGTGTGCGACGGGGGCGAACGCGGACGTAGTACGCTTCCTCCGACACGATCCCGAAGTCGCCTTCGACATCTCGACCAACGACGTCCCCTACCGCGGGATCAGGGGGAACGGAACCGTCGAACTCTCGTCCGATAGCGACAAGACGGTCTTGCGAGACCTCATCGAGCGATACCTCGGCGGGACGGGGTCCCCGCTCGCACGGCGATTGCTCGACGACGACCGCGACGAGGTTCGCATCCGACTCGAGCCGCGAGCGGTCTACAGCTGGGACTATAGCGAACGGATGGGGAAAGGAACGGGCGAAAAATCCGAATAACGTCCGGTAGTACGTCCGTTTCCGTCTCGCTGTGTCCGGGCGGTCAGTCGTCGGCGCTGGGTTTGACCGCCTTCGGTCCGTCGGAGTCGTCGCCGCGCGGGAAGTTGTCGATCGTCTCCTCGCGGAACGCCGACTCGTCGAACTCGTACTCGTCGCCGAGGAACTCGAGCACCGTGTGCGTGTCCCGCATCGCGTTCTTGAGACACGTCGAAGCGCCCGGCGACGGCGTGATGTTGAAGATGACGTCGTCGCCGACGATTTTCGCCTCGCCCATATCGAGGGACTTGTTCTTCGTGTCGACGATCTGCGGGCGGACGCCGCCGTAGCCCTTGGCACGTTCGATGTCCTCGAGTTCGACGCTCGGGACGACCTTCTGGACGTGGGGCAGGAACTGTTTCCGGCCGACGTTCGGGAGGTCGTAGACGAGGTTCCGGAGCACGTACGGCAGGAGGATCCGATCCGAGAGGATGTTGGCGTAGCTCAGGAACGCCGCCGCGTTCAGTCCGAACACGTCGAGGAAGTCTTTGACGGTCGTGATACGGCCGCGCTCGAGCGTCGGGACGAGCTTCGCGGTCGGCCCGAACCGCGTGATCGAGGCGTCGTGGACGTCCGCGTCGCCGTGGACGGCGGCGAAGGGCAGCTTCTTCATCTGGAGCGTGTAAACCTTCCCGTTCAGGAGGTCGTCCGCGAGGAAGAAGCTCCCGGCGATGGGGAGCAGGACCTTGTCCTGGCCGTAGCCGAGTTCCTTCGCGATCTGGAGGCTGTGCGAGCCAGCCGCGACGACGGTCGCGTCACAGTCGAAGCGGCCGTCGTCCGTCTCGATCGTGTAGCCGTCCAGCGTCGGCGTGATGTCCGTGACTTCCGTGCCGGTGAAGACATCGACGTTCGCCTCCTCCTCGGCCTCGGCGACGAACGACTTCGTCGTCTCGCCGTAGTCGACGACGTAGCCGTCCGGCGTCTGCAGCGCGAGCATGTCCTTCGAGGGATCGCGGCCCTCGACGACCTTCGGCTCGATCTCGCCGATCTCCTCGCGACCGATCGGTCGAAGCTTCGGGTAGAGGTCGCCGAAGCCGTCGTCCTCGTACCGTTGCTCGAGTTCCGCGACCTCCTCGTCACCGACGCCGAGCACCATCTTGCTGCGCTTGGCGTGCATCTCCCGGTCCGGATCGGTGTTCTCCAGATACCCCGCGAGGAGTTCCGCCCCCTCTTTGACCTCTTCGGCCTTCTCGAGCGTGTAGTTGGTCTCGATATCCCCGAAGTGGAGGGTCTGGGAGTTGTTCGTGTGGTGGGAGTTGATCGCTGCGATCTCCGATTCCTTCTCGATCAGCGCGATCGAGTCGATATCAGTGAACTTCGCGGTCGTGTATAGAAGTGATGCACCACTGATACCTCCGCCGACGATTACGAGGTCGTATTTGCCAGACATTATTGATCGGTGTGGGTCGGTATTGCATTCGTTCGACTCCAGACTGATAACTCATATTTTTTCGAGTGGGTTTTCGTCATTTGTCGTATCCCTCCTCGACGGCTGTATTCTCGGACCGCAGATACCAGGAAGAGAGTGCCCATACCTTCAGACAGAGGGGCCGAATCCGGGGATACAGCTGAGAGAACCCACTCGAAATCCGGCAATCTGCTCTCGTTCACGCCTCTCATCCCCGGCAATCCGGTGCCATTCAGCCCCTGTTGTATCGACAGTCGACGTACCGGTGACAACTCGTGCTCCCGAGCGCGGGAGTGACGAATCGCTCGTTGCACAGCGGCAGGAGGAAAACGCGCGTACAGAACGGAAGTAAACCCTCGAGTCGTTGTCTTAGCTCTGTGGTCTCCGAGTCGGGACGATCCGTTTCCGGTTTCGGTCTACTCGCGCGAGTCGTGCTCCTGATAGATGACGTGGCCACACGCCTTGCAGTGTGACGCATCGCGGTCGTGATACGAGAGCCCACAGTTCGGGCACGTGACGTTGATCTTCTCCCTATGGCTCCACTCGCGGATGATCTTGCTCGCCTGCCACGGGATAACGATGATACCGGCCAGGATCGCTGCCACCGTGACCCACCGTCCCGCGGTCGTAATCGGAACGATATCGCCGAATCCGACGGTCGACAGCGCTACCACGACGAAGTAGAACGCGTCGCCAAACGTACTGACGTCGGGGTTGACGACGTGTTCCGCGCTGTAGAACAGGCCCGCAGAGACGAAGAGGAGCACCAGCACCGTCAACAGCAACTGCAGCGCGCGTAAGGCGTTATCCGAAATCGTCCCGAAGAAGAACTCCGCGTCCTGCGTAAAGCGGTAAAATCGGAGGACACGGACGACCCGAACCACGCGCAGGAAGCCGACGTTGGCGACCATCGCGACGCCCGGCAGCAACACCACGAGGAACGTCGGAAGAATTGCGATCAGGTCGACCACGGTGTAGGGATCGGTGGCCTCCTCGAGGCGATTCGCCGCACCGTAGAGTCGAAGAACGTACTCCATCAGAAACACGACGGCGATCGCTATCTCGAGTTGCCAGAGCCGAGACTGAAGCTCGACGGAGAGCGGATAGGTTTCCGCGACGAAGACGGCGACGAAGACGAGGTTGAGTACCAACAGCGTGATGTCGATCGTCTTTCCCAGCGCAGTCCGGTGATCCAGGAGATAGAAGCGGACGGTTTCCCGAACGTCACGGCCGCCGGGCGGCGATTCGATCGTCATTCGACAGTCGTACTCCGAGTGCGAGATACGTAGGCCCTCGGTTATCGGAGTGAGGGAAACCTTTCGGTTCCCGGCTCGTGATCGTCCCATCGGAGGGAGAGGCAATCGGTGCATTCACGCACGAAGCCAGCGTCGACGATGCCGACTGATTTCGCATCGAGAGCGAGACGCGGATACGAACCGGGGAACAACGCCCGACGAGGACCAGACGGAGTCCGAGTAGACTTTAGGTGTTCACCGGCAATGATACACGTGAATTCTAACGAGGTCCGTCGCC containing:
- a CDS encoding sodium:calcium antiporter; this encodes MRRRALGAISAAVALTLPWVAVVVATDLLPWLATALGFDYRAPAALRTLSTLSTVIVTGVAVLGAAFLLAWAAETAEKDVPQAFAIAVLAVLAVAPEYAVDALYAWNAGVFAGTERGVEAGNLAVANMTGANRILIGIGWAGVALFTIFRRGSSADPAVENRPGFLTDVVILDREIGLEIVFLLIATLWAFLVPLNGGIDIFDMLFLVGLYVCYIAVILRGEVEPDMDHVGVPAYLQGFSRPGRIATVLVLFAYSGVMIFTAVEPFAHGLEELGESVGIPSFFMIQWIAPLASEAPELIVVVYLVNKARSTAGFNALISSKLNQWTLLIGTLVVVHSLALGRYGVLAFDFKQSAEIWLTAAQSFFAVSLLVRFEISVREALVLLVLFLSQVLLEFAIIREYVSLPVSSTELLLVYTAIYMVLGTALFVSRRRAFGRLVRRTAGTIGDAMPMGGDRPASVDD
- a CDS encoding AIM24 family protein — protein: MNVDEFVSANEPKDGGETFQLENGKLLDVDLDGSVTAKAGSMIAYDGDISFKGKSSAEGGITGFLKEKATSEGTPVMEATGTGHLYLADREKKIQILELDAGQSISVNGNDVLAFESSVNYEIRTIKSIAGFSAGGMTNVFLEGPGSVAITTHGEPLVLTPPVRTDPSATVAWSGTTPGSHVDGALSNMIGQSSDETYQLEFTGSEGFVVVQPYEEHAPQQ
- a CDS encoding choline dehydrogenase encodes the protein MEGEERSADYVIVGAGPAGCVLANRLSADADTEVLLLEAGTPDENREIGIPAAFSDLFQSGVDWNYHTAAQSELNDRELYWPRGKTLGGSSSINAMIYVRGQPEDYDHWADLGNDGWGYEEVLPSFMRAEDNERGPSDSHSISGPRHVADLRSPNELSEAFVDAGRAVGLPHNEDFNAGEQDGVGFYQVTQKDGRRHSAADAYLKPALDRPNLTAVTGARVTRVRFDGTNAVGVEYARDDADGSPATVDATEEVILSAGAVNSPHLLMLSGVGPADHLAEHGISVVEDLPGVGRNLQDHLQVGVNYACEKPITLADADSIRNLLTFLVLKTGPLTSNIAEAGGFATVTEDADRPDIQFHFAPSYFVDHGFDNPDGHGFSLGALRLRPDSRGRIALESADPFDEPAIDPQYLTEGDDLEVLLEGLKLVREILQAEPFDEYRGAEVLPGSDVQSDEGLIEHIRETAETLYHPVGTCKMGDDDTAVVDDRLRVRGLEGLRVVDASVMPTITSGNTDAPTTMIAEKAADFVRNGA
- a CDS encoding alpha/beta hydrolase, with translation MRRETFNRAGKRDLVFVLGWGNRIEHENVRWLVDRLVEADYRVTVFQIPTVVTDFGTEWVKPVAEYVDDLEHYRLLTHSTGGLVAEYLEGAEHRVYLSPWWGFHADMRNPLVSLAMKLPLPWSILPTGGTDREMLGELATDRQLEDTPNRIAPTFLREAKRAQSHLPPFQFEATGVVFYTPDDAVVSAATIEDGPAALE
- a CDS encoding LEA type 2 family protein, producing the protein MVRRRTGIVIFVAVVLLVATAAYGVLAVDRPQVESVDNEWGTVTNDRTEVETRIGVDNPLLLRVGDAAADVSYTVSMNDIEFATEQENRVHLAGDESTVTVSTWLDNDEIPAWWASHINNNETTTVRVEPDVVVDYAGIQLPADDWTQTRTVHTDLLEPLETNESQEFQAFGRTVMVVNDTNAAWGNATVNRTPIDASATVTNPTPIPVPLTEIRYTVQLNGIVVGRGTAAEQTVLEPDSTQPLEATAAINNSRLDEWWVTHLRNDETSNLTVDFDATLEYGGVERTVPLEFISYERTFQTDLFGTADSSANESARNESTSAMRPIDP
- a CDS encoding pyridoxamine 5'-phosphate oxidase family protein, with amino-acid sequence MTDFRGTWTEDEVEEFLQEATIPIRIATRRPDDSPWLVTLWYRYRDGALECATGANADVVRFLRHDPEVAFDISTNDVPYRGIRGNGTVELSSDSDKTVLRDLIERYLGGTGSPLARRLLDDDRDEVRIRLEPRAVYSWDYSERMGKGTGEKSE
- a CDS encoding FAD-dependent oxidoreductase, yielding MSGKYDLVIVGGGISGASLLYTTAKFTDIDSIALIEKESEIAAINSHHTNNSQTLHFGDIETNYTLEKAEEVKEGAELLAGYLENTDPDREMHAKRSKMVLGVGDEEVAELEQRYEDDGFGDLYPKLRPIGREEIGEIEPKVVEGRDPSKDMLALQTPDGYVVDYGETTKSFVAEAEEEANVDVFTGTEVTDITPTLDGYTIETDDGRFDCDATVVAAGSHSLQIAKELGYGQDKVLLPIAGSFFLADDLLNGKVYTLQMKKLPFAAVHGDADVHDASITRFGPTAKLVPTLERGRITTVKDFLDVFGLNAAAFLSYANILSDRILLPYVLRNLVYDLPNVGRKQFLPHVQKVVPSVELEDIERAKGYGGVRPQIVDTKNKSLDMGEAKIVGDDVIFNITPSPGASTCLKNAMRDTHTVLEFLGDEYEFDESAFREETIDNFPRGDDSDGPKAVKPSADD
- a CDS encoding ion transporter, which produces MTIESPPGGRDVRETVRFYLLDHRTALGKTIDITLLVLNLVFVAVFVAETYPLSVELQSRLWQLEIAIAVVFLMEYVLRLYGAANRLEEATDPYTVVDLIAILPTFLVVLLPGVAMVANVGFLRVVRVVRVLRFYRFTQDAEFFFGTISDNALRALQLLLTVLVLLFVSAGLFYSAEHVVNPDVSTFGDAFYFVVVALSTVGFGDIVPITTAGRWVTVAAILAGIIVIPWQASKIIREWSHREKINVTCPNCGLSYHDRDASHCKACGHVIYQEHDSRE